From Acidobacteriota bacterium, a single genomic window includes:
- a CDS encoding TonB-dependent receptor, with product MLIKKPNANFAWLICGLLLLTVGVFAQAANAAQAESTLNSTATVPTSWPIHSPGLPQSNGTLKGKVTLGDNEKAVHGVHVMILQLKRSTETDDDGKYEFQNIPPGKYDVTAHLEGTPDVVQQVDVGNSGATADFKIKLGALREQVTVTATGSEETTFNSIQSVTIIGSLDLAKKNPISLGEALDNELGVAKRSFGPGSARPVIRGFDGDRVLVLKDGERIGALGFQSGDHAEPVDILSVDRVEVVKGPATLLYGSSAIGGVVNAIAGHDEAHPGIRGFFTALGSSNNWQGGGSGGIEYGTKNWLVWGNGGAQRAGEYDTPLGRVRNSYARNANGAGGLGYFSGKGWFSADYAYDNRRYGIPYDPNEAAPEIVYLTPRRQSVQGRFGLRDLDSFVNSMQFSLQYNNYRHDEVAADTGAINTAFKNKTLVYRGVFDERRTGKLSGSFGFSGYYRDYTSAGAEALAPPTTQNSFAAFTLQRVDFEHIGFQFGGRVEHNGYDPQGLRDRSFTGFSGAVGFRVPLPQSTAFVANYTHSYRAPALEELYNHGPHPGNATFEIGNVNLNRESTDGLDVGLRHSSERLRTEWNVFYYHIRDFIFLAPTGNIEDGLIEADYDQGKSRFVGTEARFEAGLTRSFWLLSSLDYVNAKLTELKTPLPRIPPLRAHAGFEWLYKEFRFNPEVVMARDQNRVFTTEEKTAGYATVNVTASYTLASQHRAQIVSVNAFNLNNKLYRNHLSFIKDFAPEIGRGVRVVYTIRFF from the coding sequence ATGCTTATCAAAAAACCTAACGCCAACTTTGCGTGGCTCATATGCGGTCTGCTGCTGCTGACCGTCGGCGTCTTTGCGCAAGCGGCCAATGCAGCCCAAGCGGAAAGCACGCTCAACAGCACGGCGACTGTGCCAACAAGCTGGCCAATTCATAGCCCTGGCTTACCCCAGTCGAACGGCACGCTCAAAGGCAAAGTGACACTCGGCGACAACGAAAAAGCTGTCCACGGCGTGCACGTCATGATTCTGCAACTGAAACGTTCGACCGAAACGGATGATGACGGAAAGTATGAGTTTCAGAACATCCCGCCCGGCAAGTATGACGTGACGGCGCATCTGGAAGGAACGCCTGATGTCGTGCAACAGGTGGATGTCGGCAACAGCGGGGCAACCGCTGATTTCAAGATCAAGCTCGGCGCCTTGCGTGAGCAGGTCACAGTCACGGCGACCGGCAGCGAAGAGACGACCTTCAACTCCATTCAATCGGTGACCATCATCGGCTCGCTGGATTTGGCGAAGAAGAATCCGATTAGCTTAGGCGAAGCGCTCGACAACGAGTTGGGCGTAGCCAAACGCAGCTTCGGCCCTGGTTCGGCGCGCCCGGTGATTCGCGGCTTTGATGGAGACCGCGTGCTGGTTTTGAAGGACGGTGAGCGCATCGGCGCGCTCGGCTTCCAATCAGGCGACCATGCTGAGCCGGTTGACATCCTGAGCGTGGATCGCGTCGAAGTGGTCAAGGGCCCCGCGACCTTGCTCTATGGCTCCAGCGCCATCGGCGGCGTGGTCAACGCCATCGCCGGTCACGATGAAGCGCATCCGGGTATACGCGGTTTCTTCACCGCTTTGGGTAGTAGCAACAATTGGCAAGGTGGCGGCAGCGGCGGGATCGAGTACGGCACCAAGAATTGGCTGGTGTGGGGCAATGGCGGAGCGCAGCGCGCGGGCGAGTACGACACGCCACTTGGCCGCGTGCGCAATTCTTACGCGCGCAACGCCAACGGCGCGGGCGGCTTGGGCTACTTCTCTGGCAAGGGCTGGTTTAGCGCCGACTACGCGTATGACAATCGCCGCTATGGCATCCCCTATGACCCGAACGAGGCAGCGCCGGAGATCGTTTACCTGACGCCGCGCCGCCAGAGTGTGCAAGGGCGCTTTGGGCTGCGCGATTTGGATTCATTCGTCAACAGCATGCAGTTCTCGCTGCAATACAATAATTACCGGCACGATGAAGTCGCCGCCGACACGGGCGCAATCAACACTGCGTTTAAGAACAAGACGCTGGTCTATCGCGGCGTCTTCGATGAGCGGCGCACGGGCAAATTGTCAGGGAGCTTCGGCTTCTCAGGTTATTACCGCGATTACACTTCCGCTGGCGCAGAGGCGCTGGCGCCGCCCACGACACAGAATTCTTTCGCGGCGTTTACTCTCCAACGGGTTGACTTCGAGCACATCGGCTTTCAATTCGGCGGACGTGTCGAGCACAACGGTTACGACCCACAGGGCTTGCGCGACCGTTCGTTCACCGGCTTTTCGGGCGCGGTGGGCTTTCGTGTTCCGCTGCCCCAGAGCACGGCCTTCGTCGCCAATTACACGCATTCGTACCGCGCGCCCGCGCTCGAAGAGCTATACAACCACGGCCCGCATCCGGGCAACGCGACCTTCGAAATCGGCAACGTGAATCTCAACCGCGAGAGCACTGATGGACTCGATGTGGGCTTGCGGCACTCTTCCGAGCGGCTGCGCACCGAGTGGAATGTCTTTTACTATCACATCCGCGACTTCATCTTTCTCGCGCCGACCGGCAATATCGAAGACGGTTTGATCGAGGCCGACTACGACCAGGGCAAGAGCCGGTTCGTCGGCACGGAAGCGCGCTTCGAGGCCGGGTTGACGCGCAGCTTTTGGCTGCTTTCAAGCCTCGATTACGTCAACGCCAAACTGACTGAACTCAAAACGCCACTGCCGCGCATCCCGCCGTTGCGCGCACACGCCGGGTTCGAATGGCTTTATAAAGAATTCCGCTTCAACCCGGAAGTGGTGATGGCACGCGATCAGAACCGCGTCTTCACGACCGAAGAGAAGACCGCCGGTTACGCGACGGTGAATGTGACGGCTTCCTACACGCTGGCCAGCCAGCATCGGGCGCAGATCGTCTCGGTCAATGCGTTCAACCTGAACAACAAGCTCTATCGCAACCACCTCTCGTTCATCAAAGATTTTGCGCCGGAAATTGGGCGCGGCGTGCGGGTGGTTTATACGATTCGATTCTTCTGA
- a CDS encoding response regulator, translating into MNQKLRVVIADDERPARSFLAALLRGFEDVELIGEAATGTEALELIEKRRPDLALLDLQMPELDGLGVVRLLKKKRLPLIVFVTAYDAYAVRAFDLNAVDYLLKPVEAKRLRDTLNRAQERLERAELKREAVANVRAAADAYDAATRPARLERIPVRQKDAIVIIPVDEIASIVAEAEILHLTTIHNENYTIIYRLKDLEARLDAARFVRLGRGALANLTLIRRVNALPGGTYLVTLSTGQQLNVSRIQSRILREQLLRL; encoded by the coding sequence ATGAACCAGAAATTACGCGTCGTAATTGCGGACGACGAACGCCCCGCGCGTTCGTTCCTCGCCGCGTTGCTGCGCGGATTTGAAGATGTCGAGTTGATCGGCGAAGCCGCCACGGGTACGGAGGCGCTCGAATTGATTGAAAAACGCCGCCCTGACCTCGCGCTGCTCGATTTACAGATGCCGGAACTGGACGGCCTGGGTGTGGTGCGGTTGCTCAAAAAAAAACGGCTGCCGCTGATCGTCTTCGTCACAGCCTACGACGCATACGCCGTGCGCGCGTTCGATTTGAATGCCGTGGACTATCTGCTCAAGCCGGTCGAGGCCAAGCGTTTGCGCGACACGCTCAATCGCGCGCAAGAGCGCCTGGAGCGCGCGGAACTCAAGCGGGAAGCGGTCGCCAATGTACGCGCGGCGGCTGATGCATACGATGCCGCGACTCGCCCGGCACGACTCGAACGCATTCCCGTGCGCCAGAAAGACGCGATTGTCATCATCCCGGTTGACGAAATTGCGTCCATCGTGGCCGAAGCCGAGATACTGCATCTAACGACGATTCACAACGAGAATTACACGATTATTTATCGCTTGAAAGATTTGGAGGCGCGGCTCGACGCGGCGCGTTTCGTGCGGCTGGGACGCGGGGCGCTCGCCAATCTCACCTTGATCCGCCGCGTGAATGCGCTGCCGGGCGGCACGTATCTCGTGACCTTGAGCACCGGGCAGCAACTCAATGTCAGCCGCATTCAATCCCGTATTTTGCGCGAGCAGCTTTTACGGCTTTGA
- a CDS encoding cation-transporting P-type ATPase, whose product MPGLSTTEAQQRLAQHGPNALSEQPPKSLWQRSLRQFQSPLIYILLCALAVDLVIWVGAGAPGLPLESLAIALILLLNAGLGVYQESKAETALARLKALTAAQVWGLRDGRLVQLSSTALVPGDVIRLEAGDRIPADGAWREGQGLLVDEAVLTGESAPVDKAVASETFSGTLLVRGKGYLEITRTGAASTMGKLAALLGQLETEKTPLEKRLELFGNQIARAILALSVLIVIGGLLVEGWARAGHVLFFAVALAVAAVPEGLPAVLTLTLALGVERMAKRQAVVRRLSAVEALGSVTVIATDKTGTLTENRMTVKHLDTPDTARALHALVLANDAETETGAGDPLELALFEFARTHQLEAAQLHARHVRHSSVPFDSAAKFMRATVKEAGQLTSYVKGAPEVLLQRSVLTEAQRLNWVEKADAYAHEGFRVIALAWRAGEGEDELSFLGLVLLWDPPRAEVPPAIRHAQDAGVRVVMITGDHPATALAIANEVGIPPGRVLTGWELETFSDEVLRAAVKETNVFARVAPEHKLRLVEALKANGEIVAMTGDGVNDAPALKRADVGVAMGQRGSDVSREVADLVLLDDNFATIVAAIEEGRSIYENIQTFIRFLSAANLALVLLVIGGALGSFVRGLQEAGGGLLLPLTAIQLLWLNVITNGPPAIALGLDRNHGVMARGPRDPRAPLLDRASLRFVVLAGAAQAIIGGLLLLRLPHYGYDDVAVRSALFLYACSAQLLFAYPARRVKVEPLPNAALHFAVLLGAGLQALVVLWPTLRRVLGLTLPNVEMLGWIALTVALGWFVAELTSRVLRLA is encoded by the coding sequence ATGCCCGGACTATCCACCACCGAAGCGCAACAACGCCTCGCGCAACACGGCCCCAACGCACTTTCCGAACAACCGCCCAAGTCACTCTGGCAACGTTCCCTGCGCCAGTTTCAAAGCCCGTTGATTTACATTCTGCTGTGCGCGCTTGCCGTTGATCTGGTCATCTGGGTTGGCGCGGGCGCGCCCGGCTTGCCCCTTGAGTCACTGGCGATTGCCTTGATCCTGCTGCTCAACGCCGGCTTAGGTGTTTACCAGGAGAGCAAGGCCGAAACGGCCCTGGCGCGTTTGAAAGCACTGACCGCCGCACAAGTTTGGGGGTTGCGTGATGGCAGGCTGGTGCAATTGTCCAGCACCGCGCTGGTGCCTGGGGATGTGATTCGGTTGGAAGCGGGCGACCGCATCCCAGCGGATGGCGCCTGGCGCGAGGGCCAAGGCTTGCTGGTGGATGAAGCCGTGCTGACAGGCGAATCGGCACCGGTGGATAAAGCCGTCGCCAGCGAGACGTTCAGCGGCACGCTGCTCGTGCGGGGCAAGGGATATTTGGAAATCACGCGCACCGGCGCGGCCAGCACGATGGGCAAGCTGGCCGCGCTGCTCGGCCAGCTTGAAACCGAAAAGACGCCGCTCGAAAAACGCTTGGAGCTATTTGGCAACCAAATCGCGCGCGCGATCCTGGCGCTGTCAGTCTTAATCGTCATCGGCGGCCTTTTGGTCGAAGGTTGGGCGCGCGCCGGTCACGTACTCTTTTTCGCCGTCGCGCTGGCCGTCGCCGCCGTGCCCGAGGGTTTGCCTGCCGTGCTGACGCTGACGCTGGCCTTGGGCGTCGAACGCATGGCCAAACGCCAGGCCGTCGTGCGCCGCTTGAGCGCCGTCGAAGCGCTCGGCTCGGTCACCGTCATCGCCACCGACAAAACCGGCACGCTGACCGAAAACCGCATGACCGTAAAACATTTGGACACGCCCGATACGGCGCGCGCGCTGCACGCGCTGGTGCTCGCCAATGATGCCGAAACTGAGACCGGCGCGGGCGACCCGCTGGAACTGGCGCTGTTTGAATTCGCCCGCACGCACCAACTCGAAGCCGCGCAATTGCACGCCCGGCACGTGCGCCATAGCAGCGTGCCCTTTGACAGCGCCGCCAAGTTCATGCGCGCCACCGTGAAAGAAGCGGGCCAGTTGACCAGCTACGTTAAAGGCGCGCCCGAGGTGCTGTTGCAACGCAGCGTGTTGACCGAGGCGCAACGCCTGAACTGGGTGGAGAAAGCCGACGCTTACGCACACGAGGGCTTCCGCGTCATCGCGCTGGCGTGGCGCGCCGGCGAAGGCGAAGACGAATTGTCCTTTCTGGGTTTGGTGCTGCTCTGGGATCCGCCGCGTGCGGAAGTCCCGCCAGCTATCCGCCACGCGCAGGACGCAGGCGTTCGCGTCGTGATGATCACGGGCGATCATCCCGCCACCGCGCTGGCCATCGCCAACGAAGTCGGTATCCCGCCTGGCCGCGTGCTGACGGGCTGGGAACTGGAAACCTTCTCGGATGAAGTCTTGCGCGCAGCCGTCAAAGAAACCAACGTCTTTGCCCGCGTCGCCCCCGAACACAAACTGCGTTTAGTTGAAGCGCTGAAAGCCAATGGCGAGATCGTCGCCATGACTGGCGACGGCGTGAATGATGCGCCCGCCTTGAAACGCGCCGATGTGGGCGTGGCGATGGGCCAGCGCGGCAGCGACGTGTCGCGCGAAGTCGCCGATCTGGTATTGCTCGACGACAACTTCGCCACCATCGTCGCCGCGATTGAAGAAGGCCGCAGCATTTACGAGAACATCCAGACATTCATCCGTTTCCTGTCTGCCGCCAATCTGGCGCTGGTTTTGCTGGTCATCGGCGGCGCGCTCGGCTCGTTCGTGCGGGGCTTGCAAGAAGCGGGCGGCGGATTGTTGCTGCCGCTCACGGCGATTCAATTGCTCTGGCTCAACGTCATCACCAACGGGCCGCCCGCCATTGCGCTGGGCCTGGATCGCAACCACGGTGTGATGGCACGCGGCCCACGCGACCCGCGCGCGCCGTTGCTGGATCGGGCCTCGCTGCGGTTCGTCGTCCTTGCGGGCGCGGCCCAAGCCATCATCGGCGGTCTGTTGCTGTTGCGCCTGCCGCATTACGGCTATGACGATGTCGCGGTGCGCAGCGCGTTATTTTTGTATGCGTGCAGCGCACAATTGCTGTTTGCTTACCCGGCGCGCCGCGTCAAGGTCGAGCCGCTGCCAAACGCGGCCTTGCACTTCGCGGTGCTGCTGGGCGCGGGCTTGCAGGCGTTGGTCGTGCTTTGGCCGACTTTGCGCAGGGTGTTGGGGTTGACGCTGCCGAATGTCGAAATGCTGGGATGGATCGCCTTGACCGTGGCCTTGGGTTGGTTTGTGGCGGAACTGACCAGCCGGGTGCTTCGCCTGGCTTAA